A single Triticum dicoccoides isolate Atlit2015 ecotype Zavitan chromosome 2A, WEW_v2.0, whole genome shotgun sequence DNA region contains:
- the LOC119354351 gene encoding peptide-N(4)-(N-acetyl-beta-glucosaminyl)asparagine amidase-like — MVARRFVVREVPADEEHTVEYDTEDGLDVLRFQIFSLTSVPPDLQKIVVEADGSVVNDGTDLESIPEGLCLMSIDEGENADSASAAATAQEKSDEELARLIEIEVDADGSVVDDGTDLESISEVLRLVPIGEGDDMDAAAAVAARAQEKSDEELARMIQAEEEALLLQQYSIQSDGGEVFRERVEPYMRQVLKYEDPVRQEAALKTVPVDELKEKALISLAKEGIFSSSKNEEDHAFLLQLLLWFKQSFRWVNAPACDICDRETSMVGMGNPLPSEIEFGASRVEIYRCNHCSSITCFPRYNDPYKLIQTRKGRCGEWANCFTFYCRVFGYEARLILDFTDHVWTECFSNLYGRWIHLDPCEGVYDNPLLYEKGWNKKLDYAIGISKDGVHDITKRYTRKWHEVLSRRTITSEDTVSAILMNITRKCRSGLSSNEHLALEKRDRKESEELSKATYLEVNNSISLPGRQSGSVEWRAARSELGQADSLSCSSCPIRRCVDAHVSKIHDALSAILSHFCDNNIPNERIIEVFVTLRSLMQNLKDANFKSRRVTLDQKSQQIFEILPSAERLLSAISLKAELHTVGDPSVATDGNLIHTSLALPVALDAVDEILSNYKSNIFYTKGHQFPRGNRLCSGSVLASSEQLPIGIATAAFDGIRLSKWEEPDGAKGCWLIYKVHGGQTCELESYDLMSANDAPERDPMDWVLEGSTDQRSTWNTIDARSSVIFGSRFCRKSFTVDKRYKANVLRFRFLRGRESSANPRFQIGSIDFYGETHMA; from the exons ATGGTGGCTCGCAGGTTCGTAGTCCGGGAGGTCCCCGCCGACGAGGAGCACACGGTCGAGTACGACACGGAGGACGGACTCGACGTCCTCCGGTTTCAGATCTTCTCGCTCACCTCCGTCCCGCCCGACCTCCAGAAG ATCGTAGTGGAAGCGGATGGCTCCGTGGTCAACGACGGCACCGACCTCGAGTCAATTCCCGAGGGCCTGTGCCTCATGTCCATTGACGAGGGGGAGAACGCGGACTCggcttcggcggcggcgacggcgcaggAGAAGTCCGATGAGGAACTGGCGAGGTTGATTGAG ATCGAGGTGGATGCGGATGGCTCCGTGGTCGACGACGGCACCGACCTCGAGTCCATTTCTGAGGTCCTCCGCCTCGTCCCCATCGGCGAGGGGGATGACATGGACGCAGCGGCGGCTGTAGCTGCGAGGGCGCAGGAGAAGTCCGACGAGGAGCTCGCGAGGATGATTCAG GCGGAAGAAGAGGCACTTCTACTGCAACAGTACAGCATACAAAGTGACGGAGGAGAGGTTTTCAGAGAAAGAGTTGAGCCATACATGCGCCAGGTTCTGAAG TACGAGGATCCGGTGCGTCAGGAAGCAGCTCTGAAGACGGTTCCTGTAGATGAACTTAAGGAGAAGGCGCTGATTTCACTGGCCAAG GAAGGGATCTTCAGTTCTTCGAAAAATGAAGAGGATCATGCCTTTCTGTTGCAATTGCTTCTCTGGTTTAAGCAATCATTCAG ATGGGTTAATGCACCAGCTTGTGACATCTGTGACCGTGAAACATCTATGGTTGGAATGGGAAACCCACTTCCCTCAGAAATTGAATTCGGTGCCTCCCGTGTCGAGATCTATAG GTGCAACCATTGTTCGAGCATCACCTGTTTCCCAAGGTACAATGATCCGTATAAG CTTATACAAACTAGGAAAGGACGCTGTGGAGAATGGGCGAATTGCTTCACATTCTACTGTCGAGTTTTTGGATATGAAGCTCGTTTG ATTCTGGATTTCACTGAtcatgtttggacagaatgtttttcAAACCTCTATGGGAG ATGGATTCACTTAGATCCATGCGAAGGAGTCTATGATAATCCCTTGCTGTATGAGAAAGG GTGGAACAAGAAATTAGATTATGCAATTGGTATCTCAAAAGATGGAGTACATGATATAACAAAACGCTACACCAGAAAGTGGCATGAG GTTCTCTCTAGGCGGACCATTACCTCCGAGGATACAGTTTCAGCTATTCTGATGAATATAACTAGAAAGTGTCGCAGTGGATTGTCAAGTAATGAACACTTAGCCTTAGAAAAACGTGACAGGAAAGAGTCCGAGGAACTTAGTAAAGCTACCTATCTTGAAGTTAACAACAGCATATCTCTACCTGGAAGGCAAAGTGGTTCTGTGGAATGGAGAGCAGCAAGGTCAGAATTGGGCCAAGCAGACTCACTCAGTTGCTCGTCGTGTCCTATTCGGAGATGTGTGGATGCTCATGTTTCAAAAATACATGATGCTCTTTCAGCTATTCTTTCTCATTTTTGTGATAATAACATCCCTAATGAAAGAATCATTGAAGTTTTTGTCACATTGAGGAGCTTGATGCAAAATCTTAAAGATGCTAACTTCAAAAGCAGGAGAGTCACattagatcaaaaatcacagcaaattTTTGAGATACTTCCCTCTGCGGAAAGATTGCTTTCTGCTATTTCTTTAAAAGCAGAGTTACACACTGTTGGAGATCCATCCGTGGCTACAGATGGAAATCTAATACATACATCCTTAGCATTACCAGTAGCACTAGATGCAGTTGATGAGATACTAAGTAACTATAAGAGCAATATCTTTTACACAAAAGGTCATCAATTCCCAAGAGGCAATAGACTCTGTTCAGGTTCAGTCCTTGCAAGCAGTGAGCAGCTCCCAATTGGAATT GCAACAGCAGCCTTTGACGGCATTCGCTTGTCCAAATGGGAAGAACCTGATGGAGCCAAAG GATGTTGGCTAATTTACAAGGTGCATGGTGGCCAAACTTGCGAGTTGGAGTCATATGATTTGATGTCAGCTAATGATGCTCCCGAGAGGGATCCAATGGACTG GGTCCTTGAAGGGAGCACAGACCAAAGGTCTACCTGGAATACTATTGATGCTCGGAGTTCTGTAATCTTTGGCAGCCGTTTCTGTAGGAAATCATTTACTGTTGACAAGAGATACAAAGCAAATGTACTTCG GTTTCGGTTTCTACGTGGGAGAGAATCTAGTGCCAATCCAAGGTTTCAAATAGGATCCATCGACTTCTACGGGGAAACACACATGGCCTGA